In Cryptomeria japonica chromosome 10, Sugi_1.0, whole genome shotgun sequence, a genomic segment contains:
- the LOC131077777 gene encoding agamous-like MADS-box protein AGL11, whose product MVSRKMGRQKIEIKRIENSDARQVCFSKRRMGLFKKASELCILCGAEIGIIVFSPAGKVFPFGHPSIDFVIDKLQDVPVSADSEKIENTQKLGKQYNQLLQDHDAQKRHLELLERERQNICTGFGFNYEKKDFWWKMNIQDLQINELKEFSSSLQMLKDKVIERAEYLLSLRINDNSASPSMNEMFMEQYNQQPLYENTRLHPSLVPDFYSSVPRSLWNTTSPYPVPYALTDDNQGLLNADGNGGNEFAQDSGIQPMSFADLPSQDTDFAPVEISGSMNQQQLSQAPSNIYDGVNLSSMLGEYQPFGSSRTADMHKWISADRQLGFWQPTSDITGTSSLEFPPNVQGDEYGAIRGQACNPQF is encoded by the coding sequence atGGTGTCTAGAAAGATGGGTAgacagaagatagagataaagaggaTAGAAAACTCAGATGCCAGGCAGGTTTGCTTTTCCAAGAGGAGAATGGGCCTGTTCAAGAAGGCTAGTGAGCTTTGCATTTTGTGTGGGGCAGAAATTGGTATCATTGTCTTCTCTCCTGCGGGGAAAGTCTTCCCATTTGGACACCCTTCCATTGATTTTGTAATTGACAAGCTCCAGGATGTCCCTGTCTCTGCAGACAGTGAGAAAATAGAGAACACTCAAAAGCTTGGAAAGCAGTACAACCAACTTCTTCAAGATCATGATGCTCAAAAAAGGCATTTAGAGCTCCTAGAGAGGGAAAGACAGAATATTTGTACTGGGTTTGGGTTTAATTATGAAAAAAAAGACTTTTGGTGGAAGATGAATATACAGGATCTCCAAATCAACGAGCTGAAGGAGTTTTCATCTTCATTGCAGATGCTTAAAGACAAAGTAATTGAACGTGCAGAATATTTGCTATCATTAAGAATCAACGACAACAGTGCTTCTCCCTCCATGAATGAAATGTTCATGGAACAATACAATCAACAGCCTCTTTATGAGAATACAAGGCTTCACCCATCTTTAGTCCCTGACTTCTATAGTTCAGTCCCACGGTCTTTATGGAATACGACTAGTCCTTATCCAGTACCATACGCTTTGACGGATGACAACCAAGGTTTATTGAATGCAGATGGTAATGGTGGTAATGAGTTTGCCCAAGATTCTGGGATCCAACCAATGTCTTTCGCAGATTTACCCAGTCAAGATACTGATTTTGCTCCCGTAGAAATATCAGGATCAATGAACCAACAACAGCTGTCTCAGGCTCCCTCAAATATATATGATGGTGTGAATTTATCATCTATGTTAGGAGAATATCAGCCTTTTGGTTCCTCTCGAACAGCAGACATGCATAAATGGATTTCTGCAGATAGACAATTGGGATTTTGGCAACCCACCAGTGACATTACTGGAACTTCTTCATTAGAATTTCCACCCAATGTTCAAGGAGATGAATATGGAGCCATAAGAGGGCAAGCTTGCAACCCACAATTTTGA
- the LOC131077799 gene encoding probable purine permease 5 has translation MEEETDQHDIHPSTSHKRPQILSKLITQSNYSRLWKIYERKSPISWIILFLSIFAMMTAFPASSLLSRLYYVDGAKSRWLLSWIAVAGWPLTAVFLFPFYFQKGISPTPLSWKLVISYAVLGFLSAADNLMYAWAYSYLPASTSSLLASSSLAFTAVFAYFIVGKRLNASTFNAIAIITAAAVIIGLDSDSDRPAGVSDGQYAAGYIWDILGSALHGLIFALAELLFIKLLGRKSFHVVLEQQVMVSLFGCIFTTIGVIINGDFTAMNSEADAFKHGPVSYYMVLFWGAVTFQLGILGSVAVLYVTSTLLAGVLNAVRVPITSLAAVVCFHDSMGGYKILSLVLTIWGFGSYIYGSSSEVKIEHNSTDLTANRKNLEEESVV, from the exons ATGGAGGAAGAGACAGATCAACATGACATTCACCCAA GTACATCTCATAAGAGACCACAAATTTTATCTAAGTTGATTACGCAGTCGAATTATTCTCGGCTATGGAAAATATATGAAAGGAAATCACCTATTAGCTGGATAATCTTATTCCTTAGCATCTTTGCCATGATGACAGCTTTTCCAGCTTCCAGCCTTCTCTCTCGGCTTTACTATGTTGATGGTGCAAAGAGCAGGTGGCTGCTCTCATGGATAGCAGTAGCAGGCTGGCCTCTAACTGCTGTATTTctatttccattttattttcaaaaagGAATATCACCTACACCACTTAGCTGGAAACTTGTCATTTCATATGCAGTACTCGGATTCTTGAGCGCTGCTGACAACCTGATGTATGCATGGGCTTACTCGTATTTACCAGCATCAACATCTTCTCTTCTTGCTTCATCCTCACTCGCATTTACAGCAGTCTTTGCTTATTTTATTGTTGGAAAAAGATTGAATGCTTCCACTTTCAATGCAATTGCAATTATAACTGCAGCTGCGGTGATTATAGGCCTAGACTCAGATTCTGATAGGCCTGCAGGTGTAAGTGATGGTCAATATGCTGCTGGCTACATCTGGGATATTTTGGGTTCTGCCTTGCATGGCCTAATTTTTGCATTAGCGGAGCTTTTGTTTATTAAGTTATTAGGAAGGAAATCGTTCCATGTTGTCCTAGAGCAACAGGTGATGGTTTCATTATTTGGCTGTATTTTTACCACAATTGGAGTAATAATAAATGGTGATTTTACAGCTATGAATTCAGAGGCAGATGCATTCAAACATGGGCCAGTATCTTATTACATGGTACTTTTCTGGGGAGCTGTAACTTTTCAGCTTGGAATATTAGGAAGTGTGGCAGTGCTTTACGTCACATCAACACTACTGGCTGGGGTGCTTAATGCAGTACGAGTTCCTATTACTAGCCTTGCTGCTGTTGTATGCTTTCATGACTCTATGGGTGGCTATAAAATTCTTTCTTTAGTCCTCACAATTTGGGGTTTTGGTTCATACATTTATGGTTCTTCTTCAGAAGTCAAAATTGAGCATAACTCTACTGACTTGACAGCCAACAGGAAAAATCTTGAAGAAGAGTCTGTAGTTTAA